The following are encoded in a window of Peromyscus maniculatus bairdii isolate BWxNUB_F1_BW_parent chromosome X, HU_Pman_BW_mat_3.1, whole genome shotgun sequence genomic DNA:
- the LOC143270978 gene encoding periphilin-1-like isoform X2, which produces MWSEGWCDYKRLPGKQAQGWYDYKRLPGKHVPSWNHPSDGNHRLINVVPKRPPLRDKRSSLLAKPKEAGYSRYYCHVDYQEWGKGRCFTQDPRRAPPYKRGHYGYRWSRDEYSTRQQPPYRAMRNGFRRKRFYSSHYSRQSSPHKRGAPFLRESRVGGKDSLHSRFGSSLSSRSRMRSFHQSRCRWKERAIQVLKTSRDIVPSNSSSKMGSKEPLCINQTEEPESNTTVGPELCEDSQFSLRSKAIASKITEIEKVYRQVCETFGMVVERLVEKDRSLEKSIQFAMKQSLHEIGEQHVEELKHFIMEYDNSTPDFGDPF; this is translated from the exons atgtggtctgagggatggtgtgactacaagcgacttccaggaaaacaagctcAGGGATGGTATGActacaagcgacttccaggaaaacatGTGCCTTCTTGGAACCATCCCAGTGATGGCAACCATAGATTAATTAATGTTGTGCCAAAGAGACCGCCTCTGAGAGACAAGAGATCTTCTCTGCTAGCCAAACCCAAGGAAGCAGGCTACAGTAGATACTACTGTCATGTTGATTACCAAGAATGGGGCAAGGGCCGCTGTTTTACTCAGGATCCAAGAAGAGCCCCACCCTACAAAAGAGGCCATTATGGCTACCGATGGTCAAGAGATGAGTATTCCACAAGACAACAGCCTCCATACAGGGCCATGAGAAATGGCTTTAGAAGAAAACGTTTCTATTCTTCCCATTATTCAAGACAAAGCTCTCCCCATAAACGGGGCGCtccttttttgagagaatcaCGTGTGGGCGGGAAGGACTCCTTACATAGCAGATTTGGATCCAGTCtcagcagtagaagcaggatgcGCTCCTTCCATCAGTCTCGAtgtagatggaaagagagagccatccaggttttgaaaacatcaagagataTTGTACCCTCAAATTCTTCATCCAAG ATGGGATCCAAGGAACCATTATGTATCAACCAGACAGAAGAACCTGAGTCAAACACAACAGTTGGCCCAGAATTGTGTGAAGACAGCCAGTTTAGCCTTCGCTCAAAAGCGATTGCATCAAAAATTACAGAGATTGAGAAGGTTTACCGACAAGTCTGTGAAACTTTTGGGATGGTGGTGGAAAGGCTGGTTGAAAAGGATCGTTCATTAGAAAAATCTATACAATTTGCAATGAAGCAGAGTTTGCATGAAATAGGTGAGCAACATGTTGAAgaactcaagcatttcattatggagtATGATAATTCTACTCCAGATTTTGGAGACCCTTTTTAG
- the LOC143270978 gene encoding periphilin-1-like isoform X1 produces the protein MWSEGWCDYKRLPGKQAQGWYDYKRLPGKHVPSWNHPSDGNHRLINVVPKRPPLRDKRSSLLAKPKEAGYSRYYCHVDYQEWGKGRCFTQDPRRAPPYKRGHYGYRWSRDEYSTRQQPPYRAMRNGFRRKRFYSSHYSRQSSPHKRGAPFLRESRVGGKDSLHSRFGSSLSSRSRMRSFHQSRCRWKERAIQVLKTSRDIVPSNSSSKVLKSPSRLTEKEQADAASKRANENPKKSEENNLAAISEFEMGSKEPLCINQTEEPESNTTVGPELCEDSQFSLRSKAIASKITEIEKVYRQVCETFGMVVERLVEKDRSLEKSIQFAMKQSLHEIGEQHVEELKHFIMEYDNSTPDFGDPF, from the coding sequence atgtggtctgagggatggtgtgactacaagcgacttccaggaaaacaagctcAGGGATGGTATGActacaagcgacttccaggaaaacatGTGCCTTCTTGGAACCATCCCAGTGATGGCAACCATAGATTAATTAATGTTGTGCCAAAGAGACCGCCTCTGAGAGACAAGAGATCTTCTCTGCTAGCCAAACCCAAGGAAGCAGGCTACAGTAGATACTACTGTCATGTTGATTACCAAGAATGGGGCAAGGGCCGCTGTTTTACTCAGGATCCAAGAAGAGCCCCACCCTACAAAAGAGGCCATTATGGCTACCGATGGTCAAGAGATGAGTATTCCACAAGACAACAGCCTCCATACAGGGCCATGAGAAATGGCTTTAGAAGAAAACGTTTCTATTCTTCCCATTATTCAAGACAAAGCTCTCCCCATAAACGGGGCGCtccttttttgagagaatcaCGTGTGGGCGGGAAGGACTCCTTACATAGCAGATTTGGATCCAGTCtcagcagtagaagcaggatgcGCTCCTTCCATCAGTCTCGAtgtagatggaaagagagagccatccaggttttgaaaacatcaagagataTTGTACCCTCAAATTCTTCATCCAAGGTGTTAAAAAGCCCCAGCCGGctgactgagaaggaacaggctgatgctgcaagcaagagggctaatgaaaatcccaagaagtcagaagaaaataacttggcTGCAATTTCCGAGTTTGAGATGGGATCCAAGGAACCATTATGTATCAACCAGACAGAAGAACCTGAGTCAAACACAACAGTTGGCCCAGAATTGTGTGAAGACAGCCAGTTTAGCCTTCGCTCAAAAGCGATTGCATCAAAAATTACAGAGATTGAGAAGGTTTACCGACAAGTCTGTGAAACTTTTGGGATGGTGGTGGAAAGGCTGGTTGAAAAGGATCGTTCATTAGAAAAATCTATACAATTTGCAATGAAGCAGAGTTTGCATGAAATAGGTGAGCAACATGTTGAAgaactcaagcatttcattatggagtATGATAATTCTACTCCAGATTTTGGAGACCCTTTTTAG